One window of Novipirellula aureliae genomic DNA carries:
- a CDS encoding 4Fe-4S dicluster domain-containing protein: MPVPENKFFFIDPNRCIGCQACVQACSECDTHKGHSMIHLEYVDRYESPQTLPVVCMHCDSPTCAEVCPADAIKRTEDGVVQSARKPRCIACSNCVLACPFGVPKMETSMELMMKCDMCYDRTSEGKKPMCATVCPSGALHFGTMDEIEELRPQSRPVNEFHFGAQTIHTKVRMMVPKNSRLTHLDVVDGMHGSDEPDEPDMMMDGVLFELPIVS; encoded by the coding sequence ATGCCAGTTCCAGAGAACAAGTTTTTCTTCATCGATCCCAACCGCTGCATCGGATGCCAGGCCTGTGTCCAGGCATGTTCGGAATGCGACACGCACAAGGGGCATTCGATGATTCACCTGGAGTATGTCGATCGCTATGAGTCGCCGCAGACATTACCGGTGGTGTGCATGCATTGTGATTCGCCGACTTGTGCGGAAGTATGTCCTGCCGATGCGATCAAGCGGACCGAAGATGGTGTCGTCCAATCGGCTCGCAAACCTCGCTGCATCGCCTGCAGTAATTGTGTTCTGGCGTGCCCGTTCGGCGTTCCCAAAATGGAGACATCGATGGAGCTGATGATGAAATGCGACATGTGTTATGACCGAACATCGGAAGGCAAAAAGCCGATGTGTGCAACGGTCTGCCCCAGTGGTGCGTTGCACTTTGGCACGATGGATGAAATCGAAGAACTTCGCCCCCAATCACGCCCTGTCAACGAATTCCATTTTGGCGCTCAAACGATTCACACAAAGGTTCGAATGATGGTCCCGAAGAACTCCCGCCTGACGCACTTAGATGTCGTTGACGGAATGCATGGCAGTGATGAACCGGACGAACCCGACATGATGATGGACGGAGTTCTATTTGAGCTGCCAATCGTCTCGTAG
- a CDS encoding QcrA and Rieske domain-containing protein, translating to MNNEPLHRFPDGRSEAEQPKWRQDFPIDVEADEYGARRDFTKFMVLTSFAFAFGQFWIVLQSLFRVKKTEEKQIAMVDDMKVGQAKTFHYPTDRDPCLLIRQTAETFVAYSNQCTHLMCPVRPDVKNDRLHCPCHEGYFEASTGRPLAGPPRRPLPKIQLRIADGIVYATAVELRTS from the coding sequence ATGAACAACGAACCTCTACATCGATTCCCGGACGGTCGTAGCGAAGCCGAGCAACCCAAATGGCGGCAAGATTTCCCAATTGATGTCGAAGCCGATGAATACGGTGCTCGCCGTGACTTCACCAAGTTTATGGTATTGACTAGCTTTGCCTTTGCCTTCGGCCAATTTTGGATCGTGTTGCAAAGCCTGTTTCGCGTGAAGAAAACGGAGGAAAAGCAGATTGCAATGGTTGACGACATGAAGGTGGGACAAGCGAAGACGTTCCATTATCCCACGGATCGTGACCCTTGTCTGCTGATTCGTCAAACGGCCGAAACATTCGTCGCGTACTCGAATCAATGCACTCATCTGATGTGTCCGGTTCGACCGGACGTGAAAAACGACCGTCTACATTGCCCCTGCCATGAAGGTTACTTTGAAGCCAGCACGGGTCGTCCGCTCGCGGGTCCGCCACGTCGCCCTCTTCCCAAGATCCAGTTGCGTATCGCCGACGGGATTGTTTATGCGACCGCAGTGGAGCTAAGAACATCATGA
- a CDS encoding DUF6755 family protein, with the protein MTDRSQTRRQRLSIVYGILCIVLLLVIMQLWLLTATMNAWLGGNEEIVWPAAIASTVCLGLNLGLMRYLVALDSNT; encoded by the coding sequence ATGACCGACCGTTCACAAACTCGGCGACAACGATTATCGATTGTCTACGGCATTCTTTGCATCGTTTTGCTTTTAGTCATCATGCAGCTGTGGCTACTCACGGCGACCATGAACGCATGGTTGGGGGGGAACGAGGAAATTGTCTGGCCCGCTGCGATCGCCAGCACCGTCTGTCTCGGGTTGAACCTAGGCTTGATGCGATACCTGGTCGCACTGGATTCCAATACATGA
- a CDS encoding tellurite resistance/C4-dicarboxylate transporter family protein, with the protein MTNSNDRLSANKTAIADLNPAYFALVMATGIVSIASHLMGHLTIAIVLLWINTIAFAILWALTLFRLAIFPRKFFADLVDHRRGVGFFTSVAGTCVLGSQYLLVMQSRSVAVVLWIIGITLWFVLTYTIFTSYVIKEVKPTLADGIHGGWLVAVVATQSVSLLGSTLAEGFGSYQPQTLFFALTMWLGGGMLYIWIISLIFFRYAFLPMKASDLSPPYWINMGAMAISTLAGVMLVSAVEGSSLLSDIEPFLKGFTLFFWATATWWIPMLLTLGVWRHIYKRYQLRYDPQYWGLVFPLGMYTTCTYRMMTVFELPYLSFITAVFLWIALVVWSITFIGMFCHLFRAANLPIEQN; encoded by the coding sequence ATGACCAACTCAAACGACCGACTCTCGGCGAACAAGACCGCAATCGCGGACTTGAATCCAGCCTACTTTGCTTTGGTGATGGCGACCGGCATCGTTTCGATCGCTAGTCATTTGATGGGGCATCTCACAATTGCGATTGTATTGTTATGGATCAACACGATCGCATTTGCAATCCTGTGGGCCCTCACTCTGTTTCGACTTGCGATCTTTCCTCGCAAATTCTTTGCCGATCTCGTCGATCATCGTCGCGGGGTTGGCTTTTTTACATCCGTCGCTGGGACCTGTGTGCTGGGTAGCCAGTATCTCTTAGTGATGCAATCTCGTAGCGTTGCGGTCGTACTCTGGATAATAGGGATCACATTATGGTTCGTACTGACCTACACAATCTTTACAAGCTATGTGATCAAAGAAGTGAAACCTACGCTGGCCGATGGGATTCACGGGGGCTGGTTGGTTGCTGTCGTTGCGACGCAATCCGTATCGTTACTTGGTTCGACACTAGCAGAGGGATTTGGTTCCTACCAACCGCAGACATTGTTCTTTGCACTAACGATGTGGTTAGGCGGTGGGATGCTTTACATCTGGATCATCTCATTGATATTTTTTCGATACGCTTTTCTGCCCATGAAGGCGTCGGACCTGTCACCGCCCTATTGGATCAACATGGGAGCGATGGCGATTTCAACACTGGCAGGCGTAATGTTGGTATCCGCCGTCGAGGGCTCGTCGCTGCTGAGCGATATCGAACCATTCTTAAAAGGATTCACCCTATTCTTTTGGGCGACGGCGACATGGTGGATTCCAATGTTGCTCACCCTCGGCGTCTGGCGGCACATTTACAAGCGTTATCAACTCCGGTATGACCCACAATACTGGGGCCTTGTGTTCCCGCTCGGCATGTACACGACATGCACCTACCGCATGATGACCGTGTTCGAACTGCCGTACCTGTCGTTTATCACAGCCGTGTTTTTATGGATCGCGCTGGTGGTGTGGTCGATTACGTTTATCGGGATGTTTTGTCACCTGTTTCGAGCTGCCAATTTGCCGATTGAGCAAAATTAG
- a CDS encoding LssY C-terminal domain-containing protein, giving the protein MKTLSESTCRQDLCRQDLCRQDQRQAFSRTKKNSGRCDTASRRRTRQPAVGLRAPIGATRSIAPNTSLCNQNPPFHPGHLFAREVNQITMESSKKSVSHPSRFGRSNRLVEAFAVFLMFWLIAAYGVVPWLSKNYPGHHSVAEARPRITRTSDGHPGDPLNVALTGSETDLQEIMNAANWYPAAALGLKSDLKIAADTVLSRPDDSAPVSSLYLFGRKEDLAFEQPVGDNPRHRHHVRFWKTGKVNQEGRSTWIGSAVYDKRVGLSRTTGQITHVTAADIDVERDYLFKCLEQTGDLAEHSSEPGFHQQREGVNGGGDPWYTDGALWTGVIQMNTLDLSSEQ; this is encoded by the coding sequence GTGAAAACGTTGAGCGAATCGACCTGCCGTCAAGATCTCTGCCGTCAAGATCTCTGCCGTCAAGATCAACGCCAAGCGTTCAGTAGGACCAAGAAAAACAGCGGGCGATGTGACACCGCCTCGCGGCGTCGCACGCGTCAACCCGCAGTCGGTCTCCGCGCCCCGATCGGTGCAACTCGATCGATCGCACCAAACACTTCACTTTGCAACCAAAATCCACCGTTCCACCCAGGCCATCTCTTTGCGCGCGAAGTAAATCAAATCACCATGGAATCGAGTAAGAAAAGTGTCTCTCATCCAAGCCGCTTCGGTCGCAGCAATCGGCTGGTGGAGGCCTTTGCAGTGTTTTTGATGTTTTGGCTGATAGCGGCATATGGGGTTGTTCCTTGGCTATCGAAGAACTATCCTGGACACCATTCGGTAGCGGAGGCTCGTCCGCGGATCACGCGAACAAGCGATGGTCACCCAGGCGACCCGTTGAATGTCGCTTTGACTGGTAGCGAAACGGATTTGCAGGAAATCATGAATGCGGCCAACTGGTATCCTGCGGCTGCACTAGGCTTGAAGAGCGACTTGAAGATTGCGGCAGACACCGTGCTCTCGCGCCCTGACGATTCCGCTCCCGTCAGCAGCTTGTATTTGTTCGGTCGCAAAGAAGACCTGGCCTTTGAACAACCGGTCGGTGACAATCCGCGACACCGGCACCATGTTCGTTTTTGGAAGACAGGAAAAGTCAATCAAGAAGGACGATCGACATGGATTGGTTCTGCGGTTTATGACAAGCGAGTTGGACTAAGTCGCACGACCGGCCAGATAACTCACGTCACGGCTGCCGACATCGATGTTGAACGCGATTATCTTTTCAAGTGTTTGGAGCAAACCGGTGACCTCGCGGAGCATTCAAGCGAACCTGGTTTTCATCAACAGCGTGAAGGAGTCAACGGCGGTGGCGACCCCTGGTATACCGATGGAGCACTCTGGACCGGAGTGATCCAAATGAACACACTCGACTTATCTTCTGAACAATGA
- a CDS encoding YybH family protein, translating to MRSLIFAALALTVAMASSGLAQQTQPGSVTNTAGPPTETSPELDAIRAQSKAFIEAFGKHDAKAVASLWTENAEYIDDSGTMYEGRDAIEQVYAGIFAENPNAKIRMVIDSLRLLSDSVAIEDGRALVDPAPEGGIGVSKYTVVHVKTNGQWEMASVRDRWVETIASRESTGDLGWLIGTWEAEEHGVRMESVFRWVANGMFVERTHTTTQVDGTKSSGVQLIGWNPAEGHVQSWTFSPDGGHAVGVWSMTPVGWISETRGVTGDGITTTSVNQLRRLDDNAYVWQSTQRTAGDVALPDTDEVVIKRVPSSK from the coding sequence ATGCGATCGTTGATCTTTGCTGCCCTTGCCCTGACGGTGGCGATGGCTTCTTCGGGTTTGGCCCAACAAACCCAACCGGGTTCAGTTACAAATACCGCTGGACCGCCCACCGAAACCTCTCCCGAGCTTGATGCGATTCGAGCCCAATCGAAAGCGTTTATCGAAGCATTTGGCAAGCATGACGCCAAGGCGGTTGCCTCGTTGTGGACGGAGAACGCTGAATACATTGACGATTCAGGGACGATGTATGAGGGCCGGGACGCGATCGAACAGGTGTACGCGGGGATTTTTGCAGAAAATCCGAACGCCAAAATCCGCATGGTGATCGATTCACTACGTTTGCTCAGTGACTCCGTCGCGATCGAAGACGGACGGGCGCTGGTCGACCCGGCGCCTGAGGGCGGTATCGGGGTCAGCAAATACACAGTGGTCCATGTAAAGACAAACGGTCAATGGGAAATGGCGTCGGTGCGAGATCGCTGGGTAGAGACAATCGCATCACGCGAAAGCACCGGAGATCTCGGCTGGTTAATCGGGACCTGGGAAGCGGAGGAGCATGGCGTGCGGATGGAATCGGTATTCCGCTGGGTCGCCAATGGAATGTTCGTTGAGCGGACCCATACGACGACGCAAGTGGATGGGACGAAAAGCTCGGGAGTGCAACTGATCGGCTGGAATCCGGCCGAAGGTCATGTGCAGTCTTGGACGTTCAGCCCCGACGGTGGGCATGCGGTCGGGGTTTGGTCGATGACGCCGGTGGGTTGGATCTCTGAAACGAGGGGTGTGACCGGCGATGGCATAACGACAACATCGGTCAACCAACTCAGACGTCTTGATGACAATGCCTACGTATGGCAGTCGACTCAACGAACCGCTGGCGACGTGGCACTTCCCGATACCGACGAAGTGGTGATTAAACGCGTTCCATCAAGTAAATAA
- a CDS encoding protocadherin, translating into MTRKSILSVLTISLLLCLPLDDCWGRGRGGFSGGASRSIGGGFGGGASRSIGSGFSGGASRSIGSSGLSRDLSGGLGGGGGRSMSGGLNQSGLGGLGGGGGGGFGGAGHNIGAGGGINQGGFGGGLSENRLGSGGLGGGLGGGLGQGLGGQSATRNQYSKPNRSQLDGFLGMPSDGGLGSLGSSRNRTGDNFDITHGTAEGSRGGQAAGVSVTGPRGNTRAGAVGVGADGGVAKVGGVQGADGVQAARGAAVGPNGGVAAASGVRGPEGAAATRRAAVTPDGRVAAGGAVRGANGAAAARGVVAGPAGAAAGFARVTPSGRYTSAAAVRSNYNHWDLYGPRWHTNHPGAWFAAGWTANTMWRAATWNSVDAWIGYPVAQPIYYDYGTTIVYDNGNVSMNGEDVGTPQEYFEQASAIAQAGAQAEAPEDGEWLPLGVFALTKTNAKESDVTIQLAVNKAGVIRGNYTDTANGKTQTVQGSIDKKTQRVAFSIGDNKSDLIETGLYNLTKDEAPALIHIGQDKTEQWLLVRLKNDNAAVG; encoded by the coding sequence ATGACTAGAAAATCAATCCTTAGCGTTTTAACCATCAGTTTATTACTTTGTCTTCCACTTGACGATTGCTGGGGCCGCGGCCGCGGCGGATTCAGCGGCGGTGCCTCGCGTAGCATCGGTGGCGGATTCGGCGGCGGCGCTAGCCGCAGTATCGGTAGCGGATTCAGTGGCGGTGCTAGCCGCAGCATCGGTAGTAGCGGTTTGAGCCGTGACCTGAGTGGTGGATTAGGCGGCGGAGGTGGCCGAAGCATGAGTGGCGGACTTAACCAGAGTGGCCTTGGTGGCCTTGGTGGCGGTGGTGGCGGTGGTTTCGGTGGTGCGGGTCACAACATCGGCGCCGGTGGCGGTATCAACCAAGGCGGCTTTGGGGGTGGGCTCAGTGAGAACCGGCTTGGCTCTGGCGGTTTAGGCGGCGGTTTAGGCGGCGGACTTGGTCAAGGTCTTGGTGGTCAATCCGCAACCAGAAACCAGTATTCCAAACCGAACCGTAGTCAGCTTGACGGCTTTCTGGGGATGCCGTCGGACGGCGGCCTAGGCAGTCTTGGAAGCTCGCGAAATCGAACAGGCGATAACTTCGATATCACCCATGGGACGGCGGAAGGATCCCGCGGTGGTCAAGCAGCAGGCGTCTCGGTGACCGGGCCGCGCGGTAACACGAGAGCCGGCGCCGTGGGCGTCGGGGCGGACGGTGGCGTTGCCAAAGTTGGCGGTGTCCAAGGTGCCGATGGTGTCCAGGCGGCACGTGGTGCGGCAGTGGGTCCGAATGGTGGTGTCGCAGCAGCCAGCGGAGTTCGCGGACCTGAGGGGGCAGCAGCAACACGTCGTGCAGCGGTGACGCCAGACGGCCGAGTGGCGGCGGGTGGTGCAGTGCGTGGTGCCAATGGCGCTGCGGCTGCCAGAGGTGTGGTTGCAGGCCCAGCCGGTGCGGCCGCAGGTTTCGCTCGGGTGACGCCATCAGGTCGCTACACCAGCGCCGCAGCCGTACGCAGCAATTACAACCACTGGGACCTTTATGGCCCTCGCTGGCACACCAATCATCCGGGTGCTTGGTTTGCCGCAGGCTGGACCGCCAACACCATGTGGCGAGCCGCGACGTGGAACTCGGTGGACGCGTGGATCGGCTATCCCGTCGCTCAGCCAATCTACTACGACTATGGCACCACCATCGTTTACGATAACGGCAATGTTTCGATGAACGGCGAAGACGTCGGAACGCCCCAAGAGTACTTTGAACAAGCAAGCGCTATCGCTCAGGCTGGAGCGCAAGCCGAGGCACCCGAGGACGGTGAGTGGTTGCCGCTTGGCGTTTTTGCCTTGACCAAAACCAACGCTAAAGAATCAGACGTGACCATCCAATTGGCCGTCAACAAAGCTGGTGTTATTCGCGGCAACTATACGGACACGGCAAATGGCAAGACGCAAACCGTTCAAGGCTCGATCGACAAGAAAACGCAGCGAGTCGCGTTCTCGATCGGTGATAATAAGTCGGACTTGATTGAGACAGGACTCTACAATCTCACCAAGGACGAAGCTCCAGCCCTGATCCATATCGGTCAGGACAAAACCGAACAGTGGCTACTGGTTCGGCTCAAAAACGATAATGCCGCAGTCGGTTAG
- a CDS encoding alkaline phosphatase, which yields MNLKPGFTIRISVFAFVLAANACQHVPVQAADPIAKMQVDAVTTRQADWGYWGPNPKTYSSWKTHSNRLIPVYTFGIDLNAVSGENSLYRDAAAIEKLYGFLPDKTHNPEAEYFDQTDVYRLQKSAVESGKKRVILFVFDGMDWDTTRIAAIANSGKDYSEGRGEGLHFLDYRGTTTDYGYCVTSPRVDGTSVSVDKQTVINPEGKVRGGYDAKLGGNSPWEPPTDADYLIGKSKQTKHAYAESSATATSLTCGIKTYNDAMNVDFVGREAMPIARTLQQDGFAIGVVSSVPISHATPGCAYANNVHRSDYQDLTRDLVGRPSIYHPGGLPGVDVLIGGGWGINPKKDGGQGKNFVPGNKYIAADDLAAIDVENGGKYVVAQRTDGMAGPEVLSTAVQQAIKDQNRLFGFFGAQGGHLPYQTADGNYDPVVSYGNAKPAKAEAYSEADLHENVKLDEMAVAALNVLDARSDQWWLMIEAGEVDWANHSNNIDNSIGAVLSGDEAFAAVVAWIEQNGGWNDTALILTADHGHYFNLNRPEAFMQAASE from the coding sequence ATGAATCTTAAACCTGGTTTCACAATTCGCATATCCGTCTTCGCTTTCGTACTGGCCGCAAACGCTTGCCAGCACGTGCCCGTTCAGGCCGCCGATCCCATTGCGAAGATGCAAGTCGATGCGGTAACAACTCGGCAAGCCGACTGGGGCTATTGGGGACCGAACCCGAAGACGTATTCGAGCTGGAAGACGCACAGCAACCGCTTGATCCCCGTTTACACGTTTGGAATTGACCTAAACGCGGTCAGCGGTGAAAACAGTTTGTATCGCGATGCCGCGGCAATCGAAAAACTTTATGGCTTCCTGCCTGACAAGACGCACAACCCCGAAGCCGAATACTTTGACCAGACGGACGTTTACCGACTGCAAAAGTCGGCTGTTGAATCAGGCAAGAAACGTGTGATTCTATTTGTGTTCGACGGCATGGATTGGGACACGACGCGAATTGCTGCCATCGCAAATTCTGGCAAGGATTATAGTGAAGGACGGGGCGAAGGGCTCCACTTTTTGGATTATCGAGGTACGACGACGGACTATGGATATTGCGTCACCAGCCCTCGTGTCGACGGCACGTCAGTCAGTGTCGACAAGCAAACCGTTATCAACCCTGAAGGAAAAGTTCGTGGAGGCTACGACGCCAAGTTAGGCGGCAACTCGCCATGGGAACCTCCCACCGATGCCGATTACCTGATCGGAAAGAGCAAGCAGACCAAACATGCTTACGCGGAATCTTCTGCCACCGCGACATCGTTGACTTGCGGGATCAAGACCTACAACGACGCAATGAATGTGGACTTCGTAGGTCGTGAAGCGATGCCGATCGCCAGGACGCTGCAACAAGATGGCTTTGCTATCGGTGTTGTGAGCAGCGTTCCGATCAGCCATGCAACGCCGGGATGTGCCTACGCCAACAACGTACACCGAAGCGACTATCAGGATTTAACGCGTGACTTGGTCGGACGTCCTTCCATTTATCATCCCGGTGGCTTGCCAGGCGTCGACGTGCTGATCGGCGGCGGTTGGGGAATCAATCCGAAAAAAGATGGGGGACAAGGCAAAAACTTTGTTCCTGGCAACAAGTACATCGCCGCAGACGACTTGGCAGCGATCGACGTTGAGAACGGTGGCAAATATGTCGTCGCTCAGCGTACCGATGGCATGGCTGGTCCAGAGGTTCTCAGCACAGCCGTGCAACAGGCAATAAAGGATCAGAATCGCCTGTTCGGTTTCTTCGGCGCTCAAGGGGGCCACTTGCCCTATCAGACTGCCGACGGAAATTACGATCCGGTCGTCAGTTACGGAAATGCCAAGCCCGCGAAGGCCGAGGCCTACAGTGAAGCGGATTTGCACGAGAATGTCAAACTTGATGAGATGGCTGTGGCCGCGCTCAATGTTCTCGATGCTCGCAGCGACCAATGGTGGTTGATGATTGAAGCCGGCGAAGTCGACTGGGCCAATCATTCCAATAATATCGACAACTCCATCGGCGCGGTCCTCAGCGGGGACGAAGCATTCGCGGCCGTGGTGGCATGGATCGAACAGAATGGCGGTTGGAACGATACCGCATTGATTCTCACCGCCGATCACGGTCACTACTTTAATCTCAACCGCCCCGAAGCGTTCATGCAAGCAGCAAGCGAATAG
- a CDS encoding sensor histidine kinase, producing MKLTTRVSAYFLLTLAIALTVYSLVFYSVTRRQVVYQFEHELHGVLNSLVAAAEIEETEVKWQPLEHAVFFGSLDQFGEVNWIVVGDRNLVVEKSRNADRKLTELAMQLAGTNESSGTLMDPVDSTDQRMVLYQRLTAPKPLATERELDEFDELIVVVGRNTAKRDSIMSRLTFLVTVLPLAAWCVAAALGYWMVRQALKPVTSMASQAQSIAGSDFQSRLVVQDSGDELAELGATFNQLLDRQQAAFEQQRRFAGDAAHELRSPITVLLGQIDVTLRRPRSEADYTSTLQLLRTKALSLQEIVEALLFLARSEGDTAIPRLQPIQLGVWFDEYASAWSSLPRAADLRLQNQIDRSIAVRATSTLLARIIDNLVSNAMKYSPPGSPITIDVVSDEGHAIVRVTDTGNGISEADQQHLFESFFRSSEARSKGVAGNGLGLAIARRIADTLGGTLQVTSTPGRGSCFTLRLPTEFIHHAANENTV from the coding sequence ATGAAACTTACGACTCGTGTCTCTGCCTATTTTCTGCTGACACTGGCGATTGCACTGACCGTTTATTCATTGGTGTTTTATTCCGTGACGCGACGACAAGTCGTGTACCAATTCGAACATGAATTGCATGGAGTTCTTAACTCTTTGGTCGCAGCAGCGGAAATCGAAGAGACCGAAGTCAAATGGCAACCGTTGGAACACGCTGTCTTCTTTGGTTCGCTCGACCAATTTGGCGAAGTCAATTGGATCGTTGTCGGCGACCGCAATCTGGTCGTCGAAAAGTCTCGGAATGCGGATCGGAAGTTGACGGAACTGGCGATGCAATTAGCCGGGACAAATGAATCGAGCGGTACGCTGATGGATCCTGTCGATTCAACGGATCAACGCATGGTTTTGTATCAACGTTTGACAGCACCGAAGCCACTTGCAACGGAACGAGAACTCGATGAGTTTGATGAATTGATTGTCGTCGTCGGTCGCAACACTGCAAAGCGAGATTCGATCATGTCCAGGTTGACTTTCCTTGTCACGGTGCTGCCTCTGGCTGCCTGGTGCGTTGCCGCTGCACTGGGATACTGGATGGTGCGTCAGGCCCTCAAGCCGGTTACCTCGATGGCGAGTCAGGCCCAGTCGATTGCTGGTTCGGATTTCCAGTCTCGGTTAGTCGTGCAAGACTCCGGTGATGAACTGGCCGAACTGGGGGCGACCTTCAATCAATTGCTTGACCGCCAACAGGCTGCCTTCGAGCAGCAACGACGGTTCGCCGGGGACGCGGCACACGAGCTAAGATCGCCTATTACAGTGTTGCTCGGACAGATTGACGTGACGCTTCGGCGCCCACGAAGTGAAGCAGACTATACTTCGACCTTGCAACTGCTGCGCACCAAAGCGCTATCGCTTCAAGAGATCGTGGAAGCACTTTTGTTTTTGGCGCGAAGCGAAGGCGATACCGCCATTCCGCGGCTGCAACCGATCCAGTTGGGCGTGTGGTTTGACGAATATGCTTCGGCTTGGTCGAGTCTACCGCGGGCAGCCGACCTAAGACTGCAGAACCAGATCGACCGGTCGATCGCGGTGCGGGCCACGTCAACATTGTTGGCACGAATCATTGACAACCTGGTGTCCAACGCGATGAAGTATAGTCCTCCCGGAAGTCCGATCACGATTGATGTAGTGAGTGACGAAGGGCACGCGATCGTGCGCGTCACGGACACAGGCAATGGCATCTCCGAGGCGGATCAACAGCATCTGTTCGAGTCTTTCTTTCGATCCAGCGAGGCTCGTAGCAAGGGAGTTGCCGGTAACGGCCTCGGATTAGCCATCGCCCGTCGCATCGCCGACACGCTTGGCGGTACGTTGCAAGTGACAAGTACACCTGGTCGCGGAAGCTGCTTTACGTTGCGGTTGCCCACTGAGTTTATCCATCACGCTGCCAACGAGAACACGGTTTGA
- a CDS encoding response regulator transcription factor: protein MSVRLLVVEDDPGISDFLVRGLNEEGYTAELAKDGRHAWLRLQSETWDLVILDWWLPGEDGIHILQRFRQRNRVTPVLFLTARDGVNERVTGLDAGADDYLTKPFAFEELLARVRVLLRRQNQADSMSIEYRDIRIDLAQQRATRAGESLDLTAKELSLLAMFVRNPGRVLSRTRIYSTVWDENFDGLSNTLEVHVKDLRRKLEAFGPRVIQTRRGQGYILESQDTSHE, encoded by the coding sequence ATGAGTGTTCGCCTTCTAGTCGTTGAAGATGACCCAGGAATATCCGATTTCCTCGTCCGCGGCTTGAACGAAGAGGGCTACACGGCAGAGTTGGCCAAAGATGGCCGTCATGCGTGGTTGCGGTTGCAGTCGGAGACTTGGGATCTCGTCATCTTGGATTGGTGGTTGCCGGGGGAAGACGGTATTCACATACTGCAGCGTTTCCGGCAGAGGAATCGAGTGACGCCTGTGCTATTTCTGACGGCACGCGATGGCGTCAACGAGCGAGTGACGGGACTTGACGCCGGGGCCGACGACTATTTGACAAAGCCGTTCGCCTTCGAGGAACTTCTAGCCCGCGTTCGCGTTTTGTTGCGACGACAAAATCAAGCCGACAGCATGTCGATCGAATACCGCGACATCCGTATTGATCTCGCTCAGCAACGGGCCACTCGTGCGGGAGAATCGCTGGACCTGACCGCGAAGGAATTGTCACTCTTAGCGATGTTTGTGCGGAATCCCGGCCGAGTGCTTTCGCGAACGCGGATTTACAGTACGGTCTGGGATGAGAATTTTGACGGGCTTTCCAACACCCTCGAAGTTCACGTTAAGGATTTGCGTCGGAAACTGGAAGCATTTGGCCCGCGTGTGATTCAAACACGCCGAGGCCAAGGGTACATCCTGGAGTCTCAAGACACGAGTCACGAATGA